A part of Streptomyces sp. NBC_01497 genomic DNA contains:
- a CDS encoding SigB/SigF/SigG family RNA polymerase sigma factor → MSAGPVFTSSPAISAPAPAEQRVSELPWVDDPQAVAPKDARALSKVFFDRLQSVEEGTREYAYTRNTLVEMNMSLVHFAARRFHRRDQMEDVIQVGMIGLIKAIDRFDLSRENEFATFAIPYIVGEIKRFFRDTSWDVHVPRRLQELRVELAKARDALHARLDRDPTVAELAAYLNRPEREILDGIIAANGYSTDSLDMSVDAGDGGRGTGSTLNDFTGSVDPGMELVEDLTSLAPLVADLSERDRRILQMRFGQEMTQSEIGEALGVSQMHVSRLLARAVSTLRAGLLTEN, encoded by the coding sequence ATGTCTGCTGGCCCCGTATTCACCAGTTCCCCCGCCATATCTGCCCCGGCACCGGCGGAACAGCGGGTGAGTGAATTGCCGTGGGTCGATGATCCGCAGGCGGTGGCACCCAAGGACGCACGGGCGTTGTCGAAGGTGTTCTTCGACCGGTTGCAGAGCGTGGAGGAGGGGACGCGTGAGTACGCGTACACGCGCAACACCCTCGTCGAGATGAACATGTCCCTGGTCCACTTCGCGGCGCGTCGCTTCCACCGCAGGGACCAGATGGAGGACGTGATCCAGGTCGGCATGATCGGCCTGATCAAGGCCATCGACCGCTTCGACCTCTCCCGCGAGAACGAGTTCGCCACCTTCGCGATCCCCTACATCGTCGGGGAGATCAAGCGGTTCTTCCGTGACACCAGCTGGGACGTCCATGTCCCCCGCCGTCTGCAGGAACTGCGCGTCGAACTGGCCAAGGCCCGCGACGCCCTCCACGCACGTCTGGACCGGGACCCGACCGTCGCCGAACTGGCTGCTTACCTGAACCGGCCCGAGAGGGAGATCCTCGACGGGATCATCGCCGCGAACGGATACAGCACCGACTCCCTCGACATGTCCGTCGACGCCGGGGACGGCGGGCGCGGGACGGGCTCGACCCTCAATGACTTCACTGGTTCCGTCGACCCCGGCATGGAGCTTGTGGAAGACCTCACCTCGCTCGCACCGCTCGTCGCCGACCTGAGCGAGCGCGACCGGCGGATCCTGCAGATGCGCTTCGGCCAGGAGATGACCCAGTCGGAGATCGGCGAGGCGCTCGGTGTCTCGCAGATGCACGTCTCGCGGCTCCTTGCTCGCGCGGTCAGTACGCTACGCGCCGGCCTGCTCACCGAAAACTGA
- a CDS encoding SAM-dependent methyltransferase encodes MHRDVSGIDAIGRTAFAVAALRAAEHRSPDGLFTDPYAAHFLRAAGMGPQWEAGADFAAVMRTQAVVRTRFFDEGLLAAADQGCRQVVLVASGMDSRPWRLTWPADTEVFEIDQDPVLRFKNAVMDEHAGPTVVARHPVAVDLREDWAAALHARGFDENSPTAWLVEGLLYSLDAPAADRLLSTLTRISAPGSTLAFDHFEIGPTLRAATDRIDPGLTGLWQSGPADPAAWLKSHDWLADVHELAHIAAEFDRTVHPAYVPGPAAEGHSWLVTAVRPNPAA; translated from the coding sequence ATGTTTCCGGGATCGACGCCATCGGGCGTACCGCGTTCGCTGTCGCCGCCCTGCGCGCGGCCGAACACCGCTCCCCCGACGGTCTGTTCACCGACCCCTATGCCGCACACTTCCTCCGCGCCGCGGGGATGGGTCCGCAGTGGGAAGCGGGTGCGGACTTCGCGGCGGTGATGCGGACGCAGGCCGTGGTGCGCACCCGGTTCTTCGACGAAGGCCTCCTCGCCGCAGCGGACCAGGGGTGTCGACAGGTGGTCCTGGTGGCGTCGGGGATGGACAGCCGCCCCTGGCGCCTCACCTGGCCGGCGGACACCGAGGTGTTCGAGATCGACCAGGACCCGGTGCTCCGGTTCAAGAACGCCGTGATGGACGAGCATGCGGGCCCCACCGTGGTCGCCCGGCACCCGGTCGCGGTGGATCTGCGCGAGGACTGGGCCGCTGCCCTGCACGCGCGGGGCTTCGACGAAAACAGTCCGACGGCCTGGCTGGTCGAGGGCTTGCTGTACTCCCTTGACGCGCCGGCCGCCGACCGTCTCCTGTCGACGTTGACCCGGATCAGCGCGCCGGGCAGCACCCTCGCCTTCGACCACTTCGAGATCGGACCGACCCTGCGCGCCGCCACGGATCGGATCGACCCAGGCCTCACCGGGCTGTGGCAATCCGGTCCGGCCGATCCCGCCGCATGGCTCAAAAGCCACGACTGGCTGGCCGACGTACACGAACTGGCCCACATCGCGGCCGAGTTCGATCGGACGGTGCACCCCGCCTATGTCCCGGGCCCCGCCGCCGAGGGTCACTCCTGGCTGGTCACTGCCGTCCGCCCCAACCCCGCCGCCTGA
- a CDS encoding protein kinase domain-containing protein — MVDLSRRLPEHGLSQPSRQHVARSTPSWRGGESLQRESSSLSPELVAGRYRLVARVGHGGMGEVWEGVDESLGRRVALKFLLRWQPEGAATHRFILEARTSAQLSSPHVVAVYDTGVERGRPYLVTEFLDGRNLAEELVADGPFSPGETAEAGRQVAEGLAVAHARGVIHRDVKPANLLRGADGTIKIADFGIARFADETTAGLTGAGEVLGTCAYLSPERALGRTVDPQSDMYALGCVLYELLVGRPPFQADNAAAVIYQHVDVAPDPPHRHRGAGVPTALDVFIMRLLSKSPDERPTAREAAAFLADPLALAAVESVTASSMLGVPRPPAPEEAVLREAAQEEQPAHGAHRLRPLLLGGAALVGTAILGLSATAYGPGAPAPSAEPPAHTAQAPAPTTTAAPPAALRSAPAGTPRERPTSEGVAVSGSSVAKPHPPVGRGTHAKPSPPSPDRPTSLPSTSPDPSAPPTDTPSLSAPPSSLAPPSSAPGKGEGKGAPPKDDKKDK; from the coding sequence ATGGTGGACCTCTCCCGGCGCTTGCCGGAGCACGGGCTCTCGCAGCCCTCGCGACAGCACGTTGCGAGGTCGACGCCTTCTTGGCGGGGCGGCGAATCCCTCCAGCGCGAATCCTCAAGCCTCTCGCCGGAGTTGGTGGCGGGCCGCTACCGCTTGGTTGCCCGCGTCGGCCACGGTGGGATGGGTGAGGTGTGGGAGGGGGTCGACGAGTCGTTGGGGCGGCGGGTCGCGCTGAAGTTCCTCCTGCGTTGGCAGCCCGAGGGGGCGGCGACGCACCGGTTCATCCTGGAGGCCAGAACCTCGGCCCAGTTGAGCAGCCCGCATGTGGTGGCCGTTTACGACACCGGGGTGGAACGAGGGCGCCCGTACCTGGTCACCGAATTTCTCGACGGCCGCAATCTTGCCGAGGAGCTCGTAGCCGACGGGCCGTTCTCACCTGGGGAAACAGCTGAAGCGGGCCGTCAGGTGGCCGAAGGGCTGGCCGTGGCTCACGCCCGTGGGGTGATACATCGAGATGTGAAGCCCGCGAACCTACTGCGGGGGGCGGACGGCACGATCAAGATCGCGGACTTCGGCATCGCACGCTTTGCCGACGAGACAACCGCAGGCCTTACGGGGGCCGGTGAGGTCCTGGGAACGTGTGCCTATCTCTCGCCTGAACGGGCTCTCGGCCGAACCGTGGATCCACAGTCTGACATGTACGCGCTAGGTTGCGTCCTGTATGAACTCCTTGTCGGCAGGCCGCCTTTTCAGGCCGACAACGCGGCAGCGGTGATCTACCAGCATGTCGACGTCGCTCCCGACCCTCCGCACCGGCACCGGGGCGCCGGTGTTCCCACGGCCTTGGACGTATTCATCATGCGTCTGCTGTCCAAAAGCCCCGATGAGCGCCCCACGGCGAGGGAGGCTGCTGCATTCCTCGCCGACCCCCTCGCGCTGGCAGCGGTGGAGAGCGTCACCGCGTCGTCCATGCTCGGCGTGCCGAGGCCTCCCGCACCTGAAGAAGCTGTTCTCCGCGAGGCGGCCCAGGAGGAGCAGCCCGCCCATGGAGCCCATCGGCTCAGGCCGCTTCTCCTGGGTGGTGCGGCGCTGGTGGGAACGGCGATCCTCGGGCTCTCCGCCACGGCCTACGGGCCGGGAGCACCCGCGCCCTCGGCGGAGCCGCCCGCACACACGGCCCAGGCCCCGGCCCCCACCACAACCGCTGCCCCTCCCGCGGCGCTCCGATCCGCCCCCGCAGGCACTCCACGGGAGAGGCCCACGTCAGAGGGGGTGGCCGTATCCGGCTCGTCTGTGGCGAAACCCCACCCACCCGTCGGACGCGGCACGCATGCGAAGCCCTCACCCCCCTCACCCGACAGGCCGACGTCACTCCCTTCGACCTCGCCTGACCCCTCCGCGCCCCCGACCGACACCCCTTCATTGTCGGCGCCACCCTCATCGCTCGCGCCCCCTTCCTCCGCCCCAGGAAAGGGAGAGGGCAAAGGGGCGCCGCCTAAAGACGATAAAAAGGATAAGTAG
- a CDS encoding YciI family protein, whose protein sequence is MEFFCYHRDRPASLPLRAELGDAHWSYMDQYAEEMIARGPTLADDGLTPTGSVHIVDLPDPAAARTFAFDEPNYQAGVYRDVLLRRWRNTLGRTMWDFPDGRTGGNRYLVIGLGTGQAADLAVPPYRNELIAYGPLLSDRGATWLGTAALIRAPDPDTARVILTPDRYAGIEVHSWQFGGRPS, encoded by the coding sequence ATGGAGTTTTTCTGCTACCACCGCGACCGGCCCGCCTCCCTGCCACTACGCGCCGAGTTGGGGGACGCGCATTGGTCATACATGGATCAGTACGCGGAGGAGATGATCGCCCGGGGCCCGACTCTCGCCGATGACGGCCTCACACCCACGGGAAGCGTGCACATCGTCGACCTGCCCGATCCTGCTGCTGCCCGCACATTCGCCTTCGACGAGCCGAACTACCAGGCCGGTGTTTACCGGGATGTGCTGCTACGACGGTGGCGCAACACGCTGGGCCGCACCATGTGGGACTTCCCCGACGGCCGGACCGGAGGCAACCGGTATCTGGTGATCGGCCTCGGCACTGGACAGGCCGCCGACCTCGCGGTGCCGCCCTACCGGAACGAGCTGATCGCCTATGGACCCCTGTTGTCCGACAGGGGCGCTACCTGGCTGGGCACCGCTGCGCTGATCCGAGCCCCTGACCCGGACACGGCACGCGTCATCCTGACCCCGGACCGATACGCCGGAATTGAGGTGCACAGCTGGCAGTTCGGCGGTCGCCCGTCCTAG